From Amycolatopsis sp. YIM 10, the proteins below share one genomic window:
- a CDS encoding serine hydrolase domain-containing protein, with product MTLVHGTHDARFAAARAVFEENLESGEELGASLVVDLDGERVVDLWGGFRDQARNIPWDEHTITNVWSSTKTVTSLAALVLADRGQLDLYAPVARYWPEFAANGKENVEVRHLLSHTSGVSGLEQPATVEDLYDVAGSTARMAAQAPWWEPGTASGYHATNFGHLIGEVVRRVSGKPLKQFTDDELAGPLGADFRLGAEEADWHRIADVVPPPPLELDFEALGPDNIMVKTLTGPAVDPTVANTAAWRKAELGAVNGHGNARSLARLLSVIPRGGTVDGVRLLGQDTIELIFDEQVNGVDLGLGIPLRWGIGFGLPRLDVLPWIPDERICFWGGWGGSMVIMDLDRRMTLTYMMNRMGPGIIGSDRSATYAKAVYDALS from the coding sequence ATGACCCTGGTCCACGGTACCCATGACGCGCGCTTCGCCGCCGCGCGCGCAGTCTTCGAGGAGAATCTCGAATCCGGCGAGGAGCTGGGCGCGTCGCTGGTGGTCGACCTCGACGGCGAACGCGTCGTCGATCTCTGGGGCGGGTTCCGCGACCAGGCACGCAACATCCCGTGGGACGAGCACACCATCACGAACGTCTGGTCCTCCACCAAAACCGTGACCAGCCTGGCCGCGCTGGTGCTCGCCGACCGCGGGCAGCTGGACCTCTACGCGCCGGTCGCCCGCTACTGGCCGGAGTTCGCCGCGAACGGCAAGGAAAACGTCGAGGTCCGGCACCTGCTCTCGCACACCTCCGGGGTGTCCGGCCTCGAACAGCCCGCGACCGTCGAGGACCTCTACGACGTGGCCGGGTCGACCGCGCGCATGGCCGCGCAGGCGCCGTGGTGGGAGCCGGGCACGGCCTCGGGTTACCACGCGACGAACTTCGGGCACCTGATCGGCGAGGTGGTCCGCCGGGTGAGCGGGAAGCCGTTGAAGCAGTTCACCGACGACGAACTCGCCGGACCGCTCGGCGCCGATTTCCGCCTGGGCGCCGAAGAAGCGGACTGGCACCGGATCGCCGACGTGGTGCCGCCACCACCCTTGGAACTGGACTTCGAGGCGCTCGGCCCGGACAACATCATGGTGAAAACGCTGACCGGACCGGCGGTCGACCCGACCGTCGCGAACACCGCGGCGTGGCGCAAGGCCGAACTCGGCGCGGTCAACGGCCACGGCAACGCGAGGTCGCTCGCGCGTCTGCTCTCGGTGATCCCCCGCGGCGGCACCGTCGACGGGGTGCGGCTGCTCGGCCAGGACACCATCGAGCTGATCTTCGACGAGCAGGTGAACGGGGTGGACCTCGGCCTCGGCATCCCGTTGCGCTGGGGCATCGGGTTCGGCCTGCCACGCCTGGACGTGCTGCCGTGGATCCCGGACGAGCGGATCTGCTTCTGGGGCGGCTGGGGCGGATCGATGGTGATCATGGACCTGGACCGCCGGATGACGCTGACCTACATGATGAACCGGATGGGGCCGGGCATCATCGGCTCCGACCGCAGCGCCACCTACGCCAAGGCGGTCTACGACGCGCTGAGCTGA
- a CDS encoding aminotransferase class V-fold PLP-dependent enzyme yields MVAKAWASARDQVLRDPAVINLNTGSCGRLPRPVFDRVTALRTRLAAGPMDFLSRQLPSLLWTARERLAEYVGTRPHRLAFTTNVTGAVNLVASSVRLARGAEILLTDQEYAPMRWCWERAARRQGAVVRTFRLPAQPTDPEEVVEAAAAAMGPRTRLFFFSHVVSATGLVMPTARLCEEAHRRGILTVVDGAQAPGFTGLDLDNLPCDYYAGSGHKWLLAPTGVGFLHFGDDQADVLQPAQVSWGYHGPDGHAPDERTEFGSTPRLRNLECEGTRDLCPWLAVPDAIDFQAGFGHERVRARARELAAFTRERLSGRHGLEPVTPEHPELSGAMTAFALPPGTGPGLSRELWRRFRIEVPVTGPPERPLLRVSTHFHNTETEVERLAEALKELSR; encoded by the coding sequence ATGGTCGCGAAAGCCTGGGCGAGCGCCCGTGACCAGGTGCTTCGCGACCCGGCCGTGATCAATCTCAACACCGGTTCCTGCGGCAGGCTGCCGCGTCCGGTGTTCGACCGGGTCACCGCACTGCGTACGCGGTTGGCCGCCGGGCCGATGGACTTCCTCTCGCGGCAGCTGCCTTCGCTGCTCTGGACCGCGCGCGAGCGCCTGGCCGAATACGTGGGCACGCGCCCGCACCGGCTGGCTTTCACCACCAACGTGACCGGCGCGGTCAACCTGGTGGCCTCGTCGGTGCGCCTGGCGCGCGGCGCGGAAATCCTGCTCACCGACCAGGAATACGCCCCCATGCGGTGGTGCTGGGAGCGGGCGGCGCGGCGGCAGGGCGCAGTGGTCCGGACCTTTCGGCTGCCGGCTCAGCCGACCGATCCCGAGGAGGTCGTCGAGGCCGCCGCGGCCGCGATGGGCCCCCGCACCCGGCTGTTCTTCTTCAGCCACGTGGTATCCGCGACCGGCCTGGTAATGCCCACCGCGCGGCTGTGCGAAGAAGCACACCGCCGCGGCATCCTGACCGTGGTCGACGGAGCGCAGGCGCCGGGATTCACTGGTCTGGACCTCGACAACCTGCCGTGCGACTACTACGCGGGCAGCGGGCACAAATGGCTGCTGGCCCCGACCGGCGTCGGTTTCCTTCACTTCGGCGACGACCAGGCCGACGTGCTCCAGCCCGCGCAGGTGAGCTGGGGCTACCACGGGCCCGACGGTCACGCACCCGACGAACGCACGGAATTCGGCAGCACTCCCCGGCTGCGCAACCTCGAATGCGAGGGCACGCGAGACCTGTGCCCATGGCTGGCCGTGCCGGACGCGATCGACTTCCAGGCCGGGTTCGGGCACGAGCGCGTCCGGGCGCGCGCACGCGAGTTGGCGGCGTTCACCCGTGAACGCCTCAGCGGCCGGCACGGACTGGAGCCGGTGACGCCGGAGCACCCGGAGCTGTCCGGCGCGATGACCGCGTTCGCGCTGCCGCCGGGCACCGGCCCCGGGTTGAGCCGCGAACTGTGGCGCCGGTTCCGGATCGAGGTACCGGTGACCGGGCCGCCCGAACGCCCGCTGCTGCGGGTGTCCACGCATTTCCACAACACCGAAACCGAAGTCGAGCGCCTGGCGGAGGCGTTGAAGGAGCTGAGCAGATGA
- a CDS encoding MFS transporter, translated as MTTTVRSTATTALVLACVAHFLVVFDTSVITVALPSMRAELGFAPASLQWVVNSYTLAFAGLLLFGGRLADIHGHRRVFLAGLAVFTAASLVGGLATAPAMLIAARAAQGAGAAVLAPLAVTMLTTSFPEGPRRTRALTISTAVALVGGASGNLLGGVFTEFLSWRSVLLVNVPIGIPVLYFAARVLARPADTPWGRVRLDLPGAVLATTGLTLLTFGVSQTHEHDWGHPSVALPLAGGAVALLAFVVVEGKFAASPLIPPRLFGLPGVGWGNLAMLLAGASQVPVWFFLTLTMQNVLGYSAAQAGLGFVPHALVMLVVGLRLVPWLMRRVQARALIAAGAVIGAIGFWWQSRITPDSAYLDGVLGPAVLISIGGGLVGTPLARTVTSGVEPVDAGAASGLMNTTRQFGGAFGLAVLLTVTASGTSGSAATLAEHYGDAFTGIALIMLAIAALTPVLPATRDLPHVARR; from the coding sequence GTGACCACCACCGTTCGAAGCACCGCCACCACCGCGCTGGTGCTGGCCTGCGTCGCGCACTTCCTGGTGGTGTTCGACACCTCCGTGATCACCGTCGCGCTGCCGTCGATGCGGGCGGAGCTCGGCTTCGCGCCGGCGAGCCTGCAATGGGTGGTCAACAGCTACACGCTGGCCTTCGCCGGGTTGCTGCTGTTCGGCGGCAGGCTCGCCGACATCCACGGCCACCGGCGGGTGTTCCTGGCCGGGCTCGCCGTGTTCACCGCGGCGAGCCTGGTCGGCGGGCTGGCCACCGCACCGGCGATGCTGATCGCGGCGCGGGCCGCGCAGGGCGCGGGCGCGGCCGTGCTCGCGCCGCTGGCGGTGACCATGCTGACCACGTCGTTCCCCGAAGGTCCCCGCCGGACGCGGGCGCTGACCATCTCCACCGCGGTGGCGCTGGTCGGCGGCGCCTCGGGCAACCTGCTCGGCGGGGTGTTCACCGAGTTCCTGTCGTGGCGGTCGGTGCTGCTGGTCAACGTGCCGATCGGGATCCCGGTGCTGTACTTCGCCGCGCGCGTGCTCGCCCGGCCCGCGGACACGCCGTGGGGCCGGGTCCGGCTGGACCTGCCGGGCGCGGTGCTGGCCACGACCGGGCTGACCCTGCTCACCTTCGGCGTCTCACAGACCCACGAGCACGACTGGGGTCACCCGTCGGTGGCGTTGCCGCTGGCGGGCGGGGCGGTCGCGCTGCTCGCGTTCGTGGTGGTGGAGGGGAAGTTCGCGGCGTCGCCGCTGATCCCGCCGCGGTTGTTCGGCCTGCCCGGGGTCGGCTGGGGCAATCTGGCCATGCTGCTGGCCGGGGCGAGCCAGGTGCCGGTGTGGTTCTTCCTCACCCTGACCATGCAGAACGTGCTGGGCTACAGCGCCGCGCAGGCCGGGCTCGGGTTCGTGCCGCACGCGCTGGTGATGCTGGTGGTCGGTCTCCGGCTGGTGCCGTGGCTGATGCGGCGTGTGCAGGCCAGGGCGCTCATCGCCGCGGGCGCGGTGATCGGCGCGATCGGTTTCTGGTGGCAGAGCCGGATCACGCCGGACAGTGCCTATCTCGACGGCGTCCTCGGTCCGGCCGTGCTGATCTCGATCGGTGGCGGGCTGGTGGGCACCCCGCTGGCCAGAACGGTCACCTCCGGGGTCGAGCCGGTCGACGCGGGCGCGGCCTCCGGGCTGATGAACACCACCCGGCAGTTCGGCGGCGCGTTCGGGCTGGCGGTGTTGCTGACAGTGACCGCGAGCGGCACCTCCGGCAGCGCCGCGACGCTGGCGGAGCACTACGGCGACGCGTTCACCGGCATCGCGCTGATCATGCTCGCGATCGCCGCACTCACCCCGGTTCTGCCCGCCACGCGTGACCTCCCGCACGTCGCCCGCCGCTGA
- a CDS encoding MerR family transcriptional regulator, with product MRIGELAKRAGVSVRALRYYEEQGLLASTRTAGGQRKYGEHAVRQVELIQQLYAAGLASRTISGLLPCVVSGEVTPELLDRLTAERDRIDGQLANLQQTRDRLDDIITTSAVARAVESRCAGVSPR from the coding sequence ATGCGCATCGGTGAACTGGCCAAGCGGGCGGGCGTGAGCGTGCGCGCGCTGCGGTACTACGAGGAGCAGGGCCTGCTCGCCTCGACGCGCACCGCGGGCGGGCAGCGGAAGTACGGCGAGCACGCGGTTCGGCAGGTCGAACTGATCCAGCAGCTCTACGCGGCCGGTTTGGCCAGCCGGACCATCTCCGGCCTGCTGCCGTGCGTGGTCAGCGGCGAGGTGACCCCCGAACTGCTCGACCGGCTCACCGCCGAACGCGACCGCATCGACGGCCAACTCGCGAACCTCCAGCAGACCAGGGACCGGCTCGACGACATCATCACCACCTCGGCCGTGGCGCGGGCCGTGGAGAGCCGGTGCGCCGGGGTCAGCCCTCGGTGA
- a CDS encoding D-alanyl-D-alanine carboxypeptidase family protein — protein MATPGDRRTLISTLTALVLAIAAVVTLGATGKVTFGEDPVPGRAEAILAEVPGPETGPVCPLDKRYVDEQPAGLRPDVQAAFDRLRSAARAKGVQLCVQDSKRSLAQQQREFDQAVAKFGNAELAGRYVLPPEKSMHVQGIAVDIQPLASAAWVERNGAALGWCRRYENEEWHFEYSADYATTGCPAMLPSATGS, from the coding sequence GTGGCCACCCCCGGAGACAGACGGACCCTGATCAGCACGCTGACCGCACTGGTGCTCGCCATCGCCGCGGTGGTCACGCTGGGTGCCACCGGCAAGGTCACCTTCGGCGAGGATCCGGTACCCGGCCGTGCCGAAGCCATCCTCGCCGAGGTCCCCGGGCCCGAAACGGGACCGGTCTGCCCGCTGGACAAGCGGTACGTCGACGAGCAGCCCGCCGGTCTGCGCCCCGACGTCCAGGCCGCGTTCGACCGCCTCCGCTCGGCCGCGCGGGCGAAGGGCGTCCAGTTGTGCGTGCAGGACAGCAAGCGCAGCCTGGCCCAGCAGCAGCGCGAGTTCGACCAGGCCGTGGCGAAGTTCGGCAACGCGGAACTGGCCGGGCGGTACGTGCTGCCGCCGGAGAAGTCCATGCACGTCCAGGGCATCGCGGTGGACATCCAGCCGCTGGCGTCGGCGGCCTGGGTGGAGCGCAACGGGGCCGCGCTCGGCTGGTGCCGCCGGTACGAGAACGAAGAGTGGCATTTCGAGTACAGCGCCGACTACGCCACCACCGGCTGCCCGGCGATGCTGCCCAGCGCCACCGGCAGCTGA
- a CDS encoding acyltransferase family protein, with the protein MATQTHFRTDIQALRAIAVLAVVFNHVWPTGLTGGYVGVDVFFVISGFLITSHLGREVGRTGRIRLGKFYARRARRLLPAALLVLFFSLLTAYFVLPFPRWETNAQEILASAFYVQNWLLAANSVDYSALSASASLAQHYWSLSVEEQFYLFWPLLLLLLFRVRGWRAMTTGIAIAGSASLAYCVYLTATAKEAAYFVTPVRVWEFAIGALLALCALKIPLLKRERALASAAGFALILGSAVLFDHHSPFPGWLALLPTVGTGLVILGGTRPGDQWHTRFTAARPVQFLGGISYSLYLWHWPLIVLAPFVLGSARLSLWQQLGLLAVSVLLAWLTKLLVEDRGLNWQPLARSARTTFTAVVAGMAVIALASTSLTWAYDDEVAESELAAKRDTVKVCHGAAALAPDSGCEAPFGPAKVPYLGPSSEYHQRPPECGEWLNTHLAGETKTVSVCDFSDGAPRPKVAWLVGDSHAQQWQAPLFDIAREHGWVVKLGLLGACPMADISYRGFRGETTASGDIEVPECTHWSRDLASSIAAERPAYVFTSFYARQETADDGSGRTQLAQYREGLGTYWSAWTGAGAKVYVLADPPLNGDVRQPDCVSINAQNPAVCGVDRKRAQPLDPLTEAARTTRNPGVRLIDLTDYFCDARQCHGVIGNVVVYYDADHLNREYARSLKPMLAAQLEITEG; encoded by the coding sequence TTGGCGACCCAGACCCACTTCCGGACCGACATCCAGGCGCTCCGGGCGATCGCGGTGCTCGCGGTGGTGTTCAACCACGTCTGGCCAACGGGGCTGACCGGCGGTTACGTCGGCGTCGACGTCTTCTTTGTGATCTCCGGCTTCCTGATCACCTCGCACCTGGGTCGCGAGGTGGGCCGCACCGGGCGCATCCGGCTCGGCAAGTTCTACGCGCGGCGCGCGCGACGGCTGCTGCCCGCGGCACTGCTGGTGCTCTTCTTCAGCCTGCTGACCGCCTACTTCGTGCTCCCCTTCCCCCGCTGGGAGACGAACGCGCAGGAAATCCTGGCCAGCGCCTTCTACGTGCAGAACTGGCTGCTCGCCGCCAATTCCGTCGACTACTCGGCGCTGTCCGCCTCGGCGAGCCTCGCCCAGCACTACTGGTCGCTGTCGGTGGAGGAGCAGTTCTACCTCTTCTGGCCACTGCTGTTGCTGCTGTTGTTCCGCGTGCGCGGGTGGCGGGCGATGACCACCGGCATCGCCATCGCCGGGTCCGCTTCGCTGGCCTACTGCGTCTACCTCACCGCGACCGCCAAGGAAGCCGCGTACTTCGTCACCCCGGTCCGCGTCTGGGAGTTCGCGATCGGCGCGCTGCTGGCGTTGTGCGCGCTGAAGATCCCGCTGCTGAAGCGGGAACGCGCGCTCGCCTCGGCGGCGGGTTTCGCGCTGATCCTCGGTTCGGCGGTGCTGTTCGACCACCACAGCCCGTTCCCCGGCTGGCTGGCGCTGCTGCCCACGGTCGGCACCGGGCTGGTCATCCTGGGCGGTACGCGCCCCGGCGACCAGTGGCACACCAGGTTCACCGCGGCCCGTCCCGTGCAGTTCCTCGGTGGCATCAGCTATTCGCTCTACCTGTGGCACTGGCCGTTGATCGTGCTCGCGCCGTTCGTGCTCGGTTCGGCGCGCCTGTCGCTGTGGCAGCAACTGGGCCTGCTGGCGGTGTCCGTGCTGCTGGCCTGGCTGACCAAGCTCCTCGTGGAGGACCGCGGCCTGAACTGGCAGCCGCTGGCGCGCAGCGCGCGGACCACCTTCACCGCGGTGGTCGCCGGCATGGCCGTGATCGCGCTGGCTTCGACCAGCCTCACCTGGGCCTACGACGACGAGGTCGCCGAGAGCGAACTGGCCGCGAAGCGCGACACGGTGAAGGTCTGCCACGGCGCCGCCGCGCTCGCGCCGGACAGCGGTTGCGAGGCGCCGTTCGGCCCGGCCAAGGTGCCGTACCTCGGCCCGTCGAGCGAGTACCACCAGCGCCCGCCCGAATGCGGCGAATGGCTCAACACGCACCTGGCCGGGGAAACGAAAACCGTCAGCGTCTGCGACTTCAGCGATGGCGCGCCCCGGCCGAAGGTCGCCTGGCTGGTCGGCGACTCGCACGCGCAGCAATGGCAGGCCCCGCTGTTCGACATCGCGCGCGAGCACGGCTGGGTGGTCAAGCTCGGTCTGCTCGGCGCGTGCCCGATGGCCGACATCTCCTACCGGGGCTTCCGCGGGGAGACCACGGCTTCCGGCGACATCGAGGTGCCGGAGTGCACGCACTGGTCACGTGATCTCGCCTCGTCGATCGCCGCCGAACGCCCCGCCTACGTGTTCACCTCGTTCTACGCCAGGCAGGAAACCGCCGACGACGGCAGCGGCCGGACTCAGCTGGCGCAGTACCGCGAAGGGCTCGGCACCTACTGGAGCGCGTGGACCGGGGCGGGGGCCAAGGTGTACGTGCTCGCCGACCCGCCGCTCAACGGTGACGTCCGCCAGCCGGACTGCGTCAGCATCAACGCGCAGAACCCGGCGGTCTGCGGCGTGGACCGCAAGCGCGCGCAACCGCTGGACCCGCTCACCGAGGCCGCGCGCACCACCCGGAACCCCGGCGTCCGCCTGATCGACCTGACCGACTACTTCTGCGACGCCAGGCAGTGCCACGGCGTGATCGGCAACGTGGTCGTCTACTACGACGCCGACCACCTGAACCGGGAGTACGCGCGCTCGCTCAAGCCGATGCTCGCCGCGCAGCTGGAGATCACCGAGGGCTGA
- a CDS encoding helix-turn-helix transcriptional regulator: MRADAVRGHLDGLLLAVLEPGPLHGYAIIAAVQQRSAGALELRTGTIYPALNRLERIGLLRSGWQSVGERRRRCYELTDAGRRGLAAERSGWAEFTTAIGSVLNPS; the protein is encoded by the coding sequence ATGAGAGCGGACGCGGTGCGCGGGCACCTGGACGGACTGCTGCTCGCCGTGCTCGAACCGGGGCCGCTGCACGGGTACGCGATCATCGCCGCGGTGCAGCAGCGCAGTGCCGGCGCGCTGGAACTGCGCACCGGCACCATCTATCCGGCGCTGAACCGGCTGGAGCGGATCGGCCTGCTGCGCAGTGGCTGGCAGTCGGTCGGCGAGCGCAGGCGCCGGTGCTACGAGCTGACCGACGCGGGCAGGCGCGGCCTGGCCGCCGAACGCAGTGGCTGGGCCGAGTTCACCACCGCGATCGGCTCGGTGCTCAACCCGTCATGA
- a CDS encoding 2OG-Fe(II) oxygenase family protein, which produces MTDTTVPTFDLTELRAGLHQEEFRRALSEKGVFYLEGSGLDEADHAPAREVAVDFFDHGTEAEKRAVMTPIPTIRRGYAGLESESTAQITNTGKYTDYSMSYSMGTADNLFPTPEFEQAWEDYFARMYRASQEVARQVLTTAGAEPVEGMDAFLDCEPLLRLRYFPEVPEDRVAEEQPLRMAPHYDLSIVTLIHQTPCANGFVSLQVEVGGSYVDIPARPGAVLVFCGAVATLVADGRIKAPKHHVAAPGADKRVGSSRTSSVFFLRPNGDFSFSVPRARECGFDVSIPAETATFNDWIGGNYINIRKTAAAR; this is translated from the coding sequence ATGACGGACACGACCGTGCCCACCTTCGATCTGACCGAGTTGCGCGCGGGGCTGCACCAGGAGGAGTTCCGCCGCGCGCTGAGCGAGAAGGGCGTGTTCTACCTCGAGGGCAGCGGGCTCGACGAAGCCGACCACGCCCCGGCGCGTGAGGTCGCGGTCGACTTCTTCGACCACGGCACCGAGGCCGAGAAGAGGGCCGTGATGACGCCGATCCCGACCATCCGGCGAGGTTACGCCGGACTGGAGTCGGAGAGCACCGCGCAGATCACGAACACCGGCAAGTACACCGACTACTCGATGTCGTACTCGATGGGCACGGCGGACAACCTGTTCCCCACGCCGGAGTTCGAGCAGGCGTGGGAGGACTACTTCGCGCGGATGTACCGGGCTTCGCAGGAGGTCGCGCGGCAGGTGCTGACCACGGCGGGCGCCGAGCCGGTCGAGGGCATGGACGCCTTCCTCGACTGCGAACCGCTGTTGCGGCTGCGGTACTTCCCCGAGGTGCCGGAGGACCGCGTCGCCGAGGAGCAGCCGCTCCGGATGGCCCCGCACTACGACCTGTCGATCGTCACCCTGATCCACCAGACCCCGTGCGCGAACGGCTTCGTCAGCCTGCAGGTCGAGGTCGGCGGGTCCTATGTGGACATTCCGGCGCGACCGGGCGCGGTGCTGGTGTTCTGCGGCGCGGTGGCCACCCTGGTGGCCGACGGCCGGATCAAGGCGCCCAAGCACCACGTGGCCGCGCCCGGCGCGGACAAGCGGGTCGGCAGCAGCCGCACCTCCAGCGTGTTCTTCCTGCGTCCCAACGGCGACTTCAGCTTCTCCGTGCCGAGGGCGAGGGAGTGCGGCTTCGACGTCAGCATCCCCGCCGAGACCGCCACTTTCAACGACTGGATCGGTGGCAACTACATCAACATCCGGAAGACCGCCGCCGCAAGGTGA
- a CDS encoding permease prefix domain 1-containing protein, translating to MSNDPLDEYAAELSAALHGPARAKARMVGEIRDGLADAVAEHAAEGLPRREAVEAAVREFGTVGELVPSCQRELTIGQTRATSRVVALTVPVLIVCWLAVWSGHELPEAAQALAAVAVVAVLAAGVTLVTTGALARRLPMPPLLPLVAAWTGTTASVAMPLATVVLVVAASEHRAWPLVLPAAVLSVVSHGVVAASARACRECARQLSAS from the coding sequence ATGAGCAACGATCCTCTGGACGAATATGCCGCCGAGCTGTCGGCCGCGTTGCACGGTCCCGCGCGCGCCAAGGCCAGGATGGTCGGGGAGATCCGCGACGGACTGGCCGACGCGGTCGCCGAGCACGCCGCCGAAGGCCTGCCGCGCCGCGAGGCCGTCGAAGCCGCGGTGCGGGAGTTCGGCACCGTCGGGGAACTGGTGCCCAGCTGCCAGCGCGAGCTGACCATCGGGCAGACCAGAGCCACCTCGCGGGTGGTGGCCCTGACCGTGCCGGTGCTGATCGTCTGCTGGCTGGCTGTGTGGAGCGGCCACGAACTGCCCGAGGCCGCGCAGGCGCTGGCCGCGGTCGCGGTGGTCGCCGTGCTGGCGGCCGGGGTCACCCTGGTCACCACCGGCGCGCTGGCCCGGCGGCTGCCGATGCCGCCGCTGCTGCCGTTGGTGGCCGCCTGGACCGGGACCACCGCGAGCGTGGCGATGCCGCTGGCCACCGTGGTGCTCGTGGTCGCCGCGTCCGAGCACCGGGCCTGGCCGCTGGTGCTGCCCGCCGCGGTGCTCAGCGTGGTTTCACACGGGGTGGTGGCGGCCTCGGCCCGCGCCTGCCGCGAGTGCGCCCGTCAGCTCAGCGCGTCGTAG
- the lat gene encoding L-lysine 6-transaminase, protein MPAARVPAARDVRQALARHVLADGYDLVLDLSASSGSWLVDAVTGTRYLDLFSFFASAPLGINPSCIVDDDAFVAELAAAAVNKPSNPDIYTVPYARFVTTFARVLGDPLLPHLFFVDGGALAVENALKAAFDWKAQKLGLDEHAVDRLQVLHLERSFHGRSGYTMSLTNTDPAKTARYPKFDWPRIPAPALTHPLDEHAEANRLAEREALAAAAEAFRAADGMIACFLAEPIQGEGGDNHFSAEFLQAMQELCHANDALFVLDEVQSGCGLTGTAWAYQQLGLRPDLVAFGKKTQVCGVMGGGRIDEVPGNVFAVSSRISSTWGGNLADMVRATRVLETIERAQLLDAVVRRGKYLRDGLEALAGQHAEITNARGRGLMCAVDLPDAESRDGVLRRMYTQHRVIALPCGTRGLRFRPPLTVTESEIDLGLEALASSVVPVS, encoded by the coding sequence ATGCCGGCAGCGCGCGTACCGGCCGCGCGTGACGTGCGCCAGGCGCTCGCGCGGCACGTGCTCGCCGACGGTTACGACCTGGTGCTCGATCTCTCCGCGAGTTCGGGTTCCTGGCTCGTCGACGCCGTCACCGGCACCCGTTATCTCGACCTGTTCTCATTCTTCGCCTCGGCGCCACTCGGGATCAACCCGTCCTGCATCGTGGACGACGACGCGTTCGTCGCCGAACTGGCCGCGGCCGCGGTGAACAAGCCGTCGAACCCCGACATCTACACCGTGCCGTACGCCAGGTTCGTCACCACCTTCGCCCGCGTGCTGGGCGACCCGCTGCTGCCGCACCTGTTCTTCGTCGACGGCGGCGCGCTGGCGGTGGAGAACGCGCTGAAGGCGGCGTTCGACTGGAAGGCCCAGAAACTCGGGCTGGACGAGCACGCGGTCGACCGGCTGCAGGTGCTGCACCTGGAGCGGTCCTTCCACGGCCGCAGCGGGTACACCATGTCGCTGACCAACACCGACCCGGCGAAAACCGCGCGCTACCCCAAGTTCGACTGGCCCCGCATTCCCGCCCCCGCGCTGACCCACCCGCTCGACGAGCACGCCGAAGCGAACCGGCTGGCCGAGCGGGAGGCGCTCGCCGCCGCGGCGGAGGCGTTCCGCGCCGCGGACGGCATGATCGCCTGCTTCCTCGCCGAACCCATCCAGGGCGAAGGCGGGGACAACCACTTCAGCGCCGAGTTCCTCCAGGCGATGCAGGAACTCTGCCACGCCAACGACGCGCTCTTCGTGCTCGACGAGGTGCAGAGCGGCTGCGGGCTCACCGGCACGGCCTGGGCCTACCAGCAGCTGGGCCTCCGGCCCGATCTGGTCGCTTTCGGCAAGAAGACCCAGGTGTGCGGGGTGATGGGCGGCGGCCGGATCGACGAGGTGCCCGGCAACGTGTTCGCGGTGTCCTCCCGGATCAGCTCGACCTGGGGCGGGAACCTGGCCGACATGGTCCGCGCCACCCGCGTGCTGGAGACCATCGAACGCGCGCAACTGCTGGATGCCGTGGTGCGGCGGGGAAAGTACCTGCGTGACGGGCTCGAAGCACTGGCCGGGCAGCACGCGGAAATCACCAACGCGCGTGGTCGCGGCCTGATGTGCGCCGTCGACCTGCCCGATGCCGAGTCCCGCGACGGCGTGCTGCGCCGGATGTACACCCAGCACCGGGTGATCGCGTTGCCGTGCGGGACGCGCGGCCTGCGGTTCCGGCCGCCGCTGACGGTCACCGAAAGCGAGATCGACCTGGGACTCGAGGCGCTGGCGAGCAGCGTCGTCCCGGTGAGCTGA